The following are encoded in a window of Falco biarmicus isolate bFalBia1 chromosome 8, bFalBia1.pri, whole genome shotgun sequence genomic DNA:
- the MRPL22 gene encoding 39S ribosomal protein L22, mitochondrial, giving the protein MAAPWALGAGGAWVRRLLGWARPERWLASSSLFPLSCIHTSTSLQKIGKWEKKNRIVYPPQLPGEPRRPAEIYHCRREIKYSKDKMWYLAKLIKGMSIDQALAQLEFSDKKGAKVIKEVLLEAQEMAVRNHNVEFKSNLHIAESTAGKGRYMKRIRYHGKGMFGIMKIVRCHYFVKLVEGPPPPPEPPKTGFDQAKEYVQQLRSRTLIHTL; this is encoded by the exons ATGGCGGCGCCGTGGGCCCTTGGCGCGG GTGGTGCCTGGGTGCGCCGTCTCCTCGGCTGGGCGCGGCCGGAGAG GTGGCTAGCATCCAGTAGCCTTTTTCCTCTGTCATGCATCCACACAAGCACATCTCTGCAGAAAATTGGgaagtgggagaaaaagaacaggatTGTTTACCCTCCGCAGCTGCCTGGGGAACCTCGGAGACCAGCT GAAATATATCACTGTCggagggaaataaaatatagcAAAGATAAGATGTGGTATCTGGCAAAACTG ATAAAAGGAATGTCCATTGATCAGGCTCTTGCTCAGCTGGAATTTAGTGATAAAAAGGGAGCAAAGGTGATCAAAGAG GTCCTGTTAGAAGCGCAGGAAATGGCAGTAAGAAATCACAATGTGGAATTCAAATCAAATTTACATATAG ctgagTCAACAGCAGGCAAAGGCCGCTATATGAAGCGGATTCGTTACCATGGCAAAGGCATGTTTGGCATCATGAAAATCGTCAGGTGCCATTACTTTGTGAAGTTGGTGGAaggtcctcctcctcctccagagCCACCAAAGACTGGTTTTGACCAAGCAAAAGAATATGTGCAGCAGCTGCGAAGCAGAACCCTTATTCATACACTGTGA
- the GEMIN5 gene encoding gem-associated protein 5 isoform X2, which produces MAAAVRVLPASPNWYNSRCSDASSDGRLFGFAARHRVCLLDVSAATPAYYGELLGHTDRITGFAFCQCPGQSSLCASSSDDGSVRIWDARALTALAEYSLHQNAISALHWSPLVKDLIVSGDEKGVIVCYWHNRSDSQQFFPEPRTIFCLTCSPHHENLVAVGYKDGMVVIIDISRKREILHRLRGHEDEIHCLAWCPVPGEERLPAWQDELQVPSGEGKVPNGELTQDSTTKKGCYLASGSKDQTIRIWSCTRGRSVMILKLPPMKRRGGAIDPAVKERIWLTVHWPPGHSTEIVSSCFGGELLLWDLTQSGKRKWTLLGSSEGQNHSRIVFNLSSVKHQDKELLFSISMDRDVKCWDLSTLDCSWTMPSLGGFVYSLAFSPVDTGCLAIGVGDSMIRVWNTLSMNNIYDIKTFWQSIKSKVTALSWHPTKEGCLAFGTDDGKVGIYDTFSSSAKNKPPQISSTYHKKTVYTLAWGPPTPPLSSGEEGEEPSATLYSCAGEGIVFQHNPWKLNGEANDINKVIRDTNSIKHKLPARTEISWKPDGKLLALGNEDGSIEIFQAPNLKLLCTIQQHHKLINAIRWHHEHGSQPELSYLIASGSVNATIYVHNLKSVIESASESPLTITEPFRTLAGHTAKITSLSWSPHHEGRLVSACYDGTAQVWDVMKEEPLCNYRGHQGRLLSVQWSPVDSDSIYTGADDFSVHKWQISKQEHTRPPQGKKSIELEKKRSMQPKVKAKKKKKPTGKSPAKQDLSDVMNGDESVKEMLLEENGVSDHEGEKEAREAELPAEVPMTVSKDTSSSAYDYSSFSLPKPFVTQKATPVKKDPPKEKPTSDASLKKRKPRSILPFSTLMDHRSKDELHQDCLRLATCLKTKDNNDDVSSDLKDRIHLGLFTDRASVHKMIDMEGKHHLENGHPELFQQLMLWKGDMKGVLQAAAERGELTDQLVAISPMVGYQAWVWTVEAFAKQLCFQEQYVKAASHLLSIHKVYEAVDLLKVNNFYREAIVIAKARLRPEDPILKDLYNSWAALLEKDGHYSMAAKCYLGASSPYDAVKVLAKKGDVASLRTAAELALVSGEEELSATLSFRCAQDMLLSRNWVGAQEVLQQHKTLFGQRLVFCLNELLCKCLSERNPCDRKSPVPPCYHSWELNREASFFDMVTEVWQKVLGMDTTEQITSACEQLHSIEHPPSTSNTHPKQVLFHISHDLTLAALSYHTATWNEAVKSILGAVTRSYDAGNFTLMQEICSIILPEGCDNLRHKLDSTNSQSMDACRSLEGFVAYGLLYDLWWNLSNDSLVIQKAGLDPVLCPSEQTVPEKSCISGHSSPEETPDQTVVETDENLQNTTEVHRCETESDSKTSSVDLVDIQSKLNGCKVLLSEEIAALQNTQRDIAEVQQILADMICQHQQQRNNLQENTNGNTQESNLQQSSETESDKPCSDSTQLNCKDEVKQPITLPELTKQLLKAKQKLAEFPDNLKVFPFPDVLECCLVLLHTGSQCPPELRVQALDFLRKHGTADIYKKATRRFLT; this is translated from the exons ATGGCGGCGGCCGTGCGGGTGCTGCCCGCCTCGCCTAACTGGTACAACAGCCGCTGCAGCGATGCCAGCAGCGATGGCCGCCTTTTCGGCTTCGCGGCGAGGCACCGCGTCTGCCTGCTGGATGTCAGCGCCGCCACACCCGCCTATTACG GGGAGCTCCTCGGGCACACGGACCGGATCACCGGGTTCGCCTTCTGCCAGTGCCCCGGGCAGAGCAGCCTCTGCGCCAGCAGCTCCGACGATGGCAGCGTCAGAATCTGGGACGCGCGGGCGCTGACGGCCCTGGCGGAGTACAGCCTGCACCAG AATGCAATCTCAGCGTTGCACTGGTCACCTCTTGTGAAAGACCTGATCGTATCCGGTGATGAAAAAGGTGTCATTGTTTGTTACTGGCACAACAGAAGTGACAGCCAGCAGTTCTTCCCAGAGCCTCGGACAATTTTCTGTCTCACTTGTTCTCCTCATCATGAAAACCTGGTGGCAGTTGg CTACAAGGATGGCATGGTGGTTATAATTGAtatcagcaggaaaagagaaatacttCATCGGCTGAGAGGCCATGAGGATGAAATACATTGTCTGGCCTGGTGCCCTGTGCCTGGTGAAGAAAGGTTACCTGCTTGGCAAGATGAGCTCCAAG TTCCTTCAGGGGAAGGCAAAGTTCCAAATGGGGAGCTGACACAGGACTCAACCACGAAGAAAGGTTGTTACCTGGCTTCAGGAAGCAAAGATCAGACCATACGAATATGGAGCTGTACTAGAGGCAGAA GTGTAATGATTTTGAAGTTGCCACCCATGAAGAGAAGAGGTGGAGCCATTGATCCTGCCGTTAAAGAGCGCATTTGGCTGACTGTTCACTGGCCGCCTGGTCATTCCACAGAAATTGTATCCAGCTGTTTTGG AGGAGAACTGCTACTCTGGGATTTGACCCAATCCGGAAAACGTAAGTGGACTCTTCTAGGATCTTCAGAAGGACAGAATCACTCCCGAATTGTGTTCAACCTGAGTTCTGTGAAGCATCAGGACAAAGAgctccttttttccatttcaatggACAGAGAT GTGAAGTGTTGGGACCTATCAACTCTCGACTGTAGCTGGACCATGCCCTCACTTGGGGGATTTGTCTATAGTCTTGCCTTCTCCCCTGTGGACACAGGCTGTCTTGCCATTGGTGTTGGAGACAGTATGATCCGGGTGTGGAATACTTTGTCCATGAACAATATTTATGATATTAAAACCTTCTGGCAAAGCATAAAGTCCAAGGTTACAGCA TTATCCTGGCATCCAACTAAGGAAGGCTGCTTGGCTTTTGGAACAGACGATGGAAAAGTTGGCATATATGACACCTTCTCCAGCAG TGCTAAGAATAAGCCACCTCAGATCTCCAGTACTTACCACAAGAAGACTGTATACACATTAGCCTGGGGGCCTCCAACTCCTCCTCTGTCTTCTG GAGAAGAAGGTGAAGAACCCTCTGCAACGTTATATAGTTGTGCTGGAGAAGGTATTGTTTTTCAGCACAACCCCTGGAAGCTTAACGGAGAGGCAAATGACATCAACAAAGTCATCAGAGACACGAATTCAATCAAA CACAAACTGCCTGCGCGTACAGAGATCAGCTGGAAACCCGATGGCAAACTCTTGGCTCTTGGCAATGAAGATGG CTcaattgaaatatttcaggcaCCAAACCTGAAGTTGCTTTGCACTATCCAGCAGCATCATAAACTGATTAACGCCATTCGTTGGCATCATGAGCATGGGAGCCAGCCAGAGCTGAGTTACTTGATAGCATCAGGCTCAGTCAATGCCACTATTTACGTGCATAATCTGAAAAGCGTCATAG agagcGCTTCAGAAAGTCCTTTGACAATAACAGAGCCTTTTCGAACCCTGGCTGGGCACACAGCCAAAATCACAAGTCTTTCCTGGAGCCCCCACCATGAGGGAAGATTGGTATCTGCTTGCTATGATGGCACTGCACAG GTATGGGATGTTATGAAGGAAGAGCCACTCTGCAACTACCGAGGGCACCAGGGCCGGCTGCTGAGTGTCCAGTGGTCACCAGTGGATTCAGATTCTATTTATACAGGAGCAGatgatttttctgttcacaaATGGCAAATTTCAAAGCAGGAGCATACACGGCCTCCTCAGG GCAAAAAGAGTATagaattagagaaaaaaagaagtatgcAACCAAAAGTCAAAgccaagaagaagaaaaagcctaCAGGAAAGAGTCCAGCCAAACAGGATCTAAGTGATGTTATGAATGGAGATGAAAGTGTGAAGGAAATGTTGCTAGAGGAAAATGGAGTGTCGGAccatgaaggagaaaaagaagctcGGGAGGCAGAGTTGCCTGCTGAAGTCCCCATGACTG TGTCCAAGGATACATCTTCATCTGCATACGATTATTCTTCGTTCAGTTTGCCAAAGCCTTTTGTGACCCAGAAAGCCACTCCTGTGAAAAAGGACCCACCTAAAGAGAAACCAA CCTCTGATGCCTCTCTGAAGAAGAGGAAGCCTCGTTCTATTCTACCCTTCAGCACGCTCATGGATCACAGATCAAAAGATGAATTGCATCAGGACTGCTTGAGGCTGGCTACCTGTCTGAAAACCAAAG ATAATAATGACGATGTGTCTTCTGACCTCAAGGATCGAATCCACTTGGGGCTGTTCACAGACAGGGCTTCTGTGCACAAGATGATTGATATGGAAG GAAAACATCACTTGGAGAATGGGCATCCAGAGCTCTTTCAGCAGCTCATGTTGTGGAAAGGAGATATGAAGGGTGtcctccaggcagctgctgagagGGGAGAGCTAACAGACCAGCTGGTAGCAATCTCACCCATGG TTGGCTATCAGGCCTGGGTTTGGACAGTAGAAGcctttgcaaagcagctgtgttttcaggAGCAGTATGTGAAGGCTGCCTCCCATCTCCTGTCCATCCACAAAGTGTATGAGGCTGTCGACCTCCTGAAAGTGAACAACTTTTACAG GGAAGCAATTGTAATTGCCAAGGCCAGGTTGCGTCCAGAAGATCCGATTCTGAAGGATCTCTACAACAGCTGGGCAGCTTTGTTAGAGAAAGACGGTCATTACTCCATGGCCGCCAAATG TTATTTGGGGGCTTCCTCACCCTATGATGCAGTTAAGGTGTTGGCAAAAAAGGGAGATGTGGCATCCCTTAGAACTGCTGCTGAGCTTGCGCTGGTATCTGGGGAGGAGGAGTTGTCAGCAactttgtctttcagatgtgCCCAAGACATGCTGTTATCCAGGAACTGGGTGGGAGCTCAGGAAGTCCTTCAGCAACATAAAACTTTATTT GGACAAAGACTTGTTTTCTGCCTCAATGAACTCCTTTGCAAGTGCCTTAGTGAAAGAAACCCCTGTGACCGAAAGAGCCCCGTGCCTCCCTGTTATCACAGCTGGGAGCTGAACAGAGAGGCCTCGTTTTTTGACATGGTGACGGAAGTGTGGCAGAAGGTACTGGGCATGGACACCACTGAACAAATCACAAGTGCATGTGAGCAGCTGCACAGTATCGAGCATCCTCCTTCTACCAGCAACACACACCCAAAGCAG GTGCTTTTCCATATCTCCCATGACCTGACCCTTGCTGCCCTGAGCTATCATACTGCTACCTGGAATGAGGCAGTGAAAAGTATTCTTGGAGCTGTGACCCGCAGTTATGATGCTGGTAATTTCACTCTGATGCAAGAGATCTGCAGTATCATCCTTCCTGAAG GCTGTGATAACCTGAGACACAAACTGGACAGCACAAATTCTCAGAGCATGGATGCTTGCAGAAGTTTAGAGGGCTTTGTGGCTTATGGACTGCTGTATGACCTGTGGTGGAATCTATCCAATGACTCCCTTGTGATCCAGAAGGCTGGCTTGGATCCTGTGCTGTGTCCCAGTGAGCAGACAGTTCCTGAGAAGAGCTGCATTTCAGGTCACTCCTCCCCTGAAGAAACTCCTGATCAAACGGTGGTTGAGACGGATGAAAACCTCCAGAATACAACTGAAGTTCACAGGTGTGAGACGGAAAGTGACTCAAAAACTAGCTCGGTTGATTTGGTAGACATACAGTCAAAGCTGAATGGCTGCAAAGTGCTTCTTTCAGAAGAGATCGCTGCTTTACAGAATACCCAGAGAGATATAGCTGAGGTCCAGCAGATTTTAGCAGATATGATCTGCCAGCATCAGCAGCAGAGGAACAATCTCCAGGAAAACACAAATGGAAACACCCAGGAAAGCAACCTGCAGCAGAGTTCAGAGACCGAGTCAGACAAACCATGCTCTGACAGCACCCAGTTGAATTG TAAAGATGAAGTAAAGCAACCGATTACACTCCCTGAGCTAACCAAGCAGCTTCTAAAAGCGAAGCAGAAACTAGCAGAATTTCCAGACAATTTAAAG GTCTTCCCGTTCCCCGACGTGCTGGAGTGCTGCCTGGTACTCCTTCACACCGGATCGCAGTGCCCTCCTGAGCTACGTGTGCAGGCACTGGACTTCCTTAGGAAACACGGTACTGCTGACATTTACAAAAAGGCTACCAGGAGGTTCTTGACATGA
- the GEMIN5 gene encoding gem-associated protein 5 isoform X1 produces the protein MAAAVRVLPASPNWYNSRCSDASSDGRLFGFAARHRVCLLDVSAATPAYYGELLGHTDRITGFAFCQCPGQSSLCASSSDDGSVRIWDARALTALAEYSLHQNAISALHWSPLVKDLIVSGDEKGVIVCYWHNRSDSQQFFPEPRTIFCLTCSPHHENLVAVGYKDGMVVIIDISRKREILHRLRGHEDEIHCLAWCPVPGEERLPAWQDELQVVPSGEGKVPNGELTQDSTTKKGCYLASGSKDQTIRIWSCTRGRSVMILKLPPMKRRGGAIDPAVKERIWLTVHWPPGHSTEIVSSCFGGELLLWDLTQSGKRKWTLLGSSEGQNHSRIVFNLSSVKHQDKELLFSISMDRDVKCWDLSTLDCSWTMPSLGGFVYSLAFSPVDTGCLAIGVGDSMIRVWNTLSMNNIYDIKTFWQSIKSKVTALSWHPTKEGCLAFGTDDGKVGIYDTFSSSAKNKPPQISSTYHKKTVYTLAWGPPTPPLSSGEEGEEPSATLYSCAGEGIVFQHNPWKLNGEANDINKVIRDTNSIKHKLPARTEISWKPDGKLLALGNEDGSIEIFQAPNLKLLCTIQQHHKLINAIRWHHEHGSQPELSYLIASGSVNATIYVHNLKSVIESASESPLTITEPFRTLAGHTAKITSLSWSPHHEGRLVSACYDGTAQVWDVMKEEPLCNYRGHQGRLLSVQWSPVDSDSIYTGADDFSVHKWQISKQEHTRPPQGKKSIELEKKRSMQPKVKAKKKKKPTGKSPAKQDLSDVMNGDESVKEMLLEENGVSDHEGEKEAREAELPAEVPMTVSKDTSSSAYDYSSFSLPKPFVTQKATPVKKDPPKEKPTSDASLKKRKPRSILPFSTLMDHRSKDELHQDCLRLATCLKTKDNNDDVSSDLKDRIHLGLFTDRASVHKMIDMEGKHHLENGHPELFQQLMLWKGDMKGVLQAAAERGELTDQLVAISPMVGYQAWVWTVEAFAKQLCFQEQYVKAASHLLSIHKVYEAVDLLKVNNFYREAIVIAKARLRPEDPILKDLYNSWAALLEKDGHYSMAAKCYLGASSPYDAVKVLAKKGDVASLRTAAELALVSGEEELSATLSFRCAQDMLLSRNWVGAQEVLQQHKTLFGQRLVFCLNELLCKCLSERNPCDRKSPVPPCYHSWELNREASFFDMVTEVWQKVLGMDTTEQITSACEQLHSIEHPPSTSNTHPKQVLFHISHDLTLAALSYHTATWNEAVKSILGAVTRSYDAGNFTLMQEICSIILPEGCDNLRHKLDSTNSQSMDACRSLEGFVAYGLLYDLWWNLSNDSLVIQKAGLDPVLCPSEQTVPEKSCISGHSSPEETPDQTVVETDENLQNTTEVHRCETESDSKTSSVDLVDIQSKLNGCKVLLSEEIAALQNTQRDIAEVQQILADMICQHQQQRNNLQENTNGNTQESNLQQSSETESDKPCSDSTQLNCKDEVKQPITLPELTKQLLKAKQKLAEFPDNLKVFPFPDVLECCLVLLHTGSQCPPELRVQALDFLRKHGTADIYKKATRRFLT, from the exons ATGGCGGCGGCCGTGCGGGTGCTGCCCGCCTCGCCTAACTGGTACAACAGCCGCTGCAGCGATGCCAGCAGCGATGGCCGCCTTTTCGGCTTCGCGGCGAGGCACCGCGTCTGCCTGCTGGATGTCAGCGCCGCCACACCCGCCTATTACG GGGAGCTCCTCGGGCACACGGACCGGATCACCGGGTTCGCCTTCTGCCAGTGCCCCGGGCAGAGCAGCCTCTGCGCCAGCAGCTCCGACGATGGCAGCGTCAGAATCTGGGACGCGCGGGCGCTGACGGCCCTGGCGGAGTACAGCCTGCACCAG AATGCAATCTCAGCGTTGCACTGGTCACCTCTTGTGAAAGACCTGATCGTATCCGGTGATGAAAAAGGTGTCATTGTTTGTTACTGGCACAACAGAAGTGACAGCCAGCAGTTCTTCCCAGAGCCTCGGACAATTTTCTGTCTCACTTGTTCTCCTCATCATGAAAACCTGGTGGCAGTTGg CTACAAGGATGGCATGGTGGTTATAATTGAtatcagcaggaaaagagaaatacttCATCGGCTGAGAGGCCATGAGGATGAAATACATTGTCTGGCCTGGTGCCCTGTGCCTGGTGAAGAAAGGTTACCTGCTTGGCAAGATGAGCTCCAAG TAGTTCCTTCAGGGGAAGGCAAAGTTCCAAATGGGGAGCTGACACAGGACTCAACCACGAAGAAAGGTTGTTACCTGGCTTCAGGAAGCAAAGATCAGACCATACGAATATGGAGCTGTACTAGAGGCAGAA GTGTAATGATTTTGAAGTTGCCACCCATGAAGAGAAGAGGTGGAGCCATTGATCCTGCCGTTAAAGAGCGCATTTGGCTGACTGTTCACTGGCCGCCTGGTCATTCCACAGAAATTGTATCCAGCTGTTTTGG AGGAGAACTGCTACTCTGGGATTTGACCCAATCCGGAAAACGTAAGTGGACTCTTCTAGGATCTTCAGAAGGACAGAATCACTCCCGAATTGTGTTCAACCTGAGTTCTGTGAAGCATCAGGACAAAGAgctccttttttccatttcaatggACAGAGAT GTGAAGTGTTGGGACCTATCAACTCTCGACTGTAGCTGGACCATGCCCTCACTTGGGGGATTTGTCTATAGTCTTGCCTTCTCCCCTGTGGACACAGGCTGTCTTGCCATTGGTGTTGGAGACAGTATGATCCGGGTGTGGAATACTTTGTCCATGAACAATATTTATGATATTAAAACCTTCTGGCAAAGCATAAAGTCCAAGGTTACAGCA TTATCCTGGCATCCAACTAAGGAAGGCTGCTTGGCTTTTGGAACAGACGATGGAAAAGTTGGCATATATGACACCTTCTCCAGCAG TGCTAAGAATAAGCCACCTCAGATCTCCAGTACTTACCACAAGAAGACTGTATACACATTAGCCTGGGGGCCTCCAACTCCTCCTCTGTCTTCTG GAGAAGAAGGTGAAGAACCCTCTGCAACGTTATATAGTTGTGCTGGAGAAGGTATTGTTTTTCAGCACAACCCCTGGAAGCTTAACGGAGAGGCAAATGACATCAACAAAGTCATCAGAGACACGAATTCAATCAAA CACAAACTGCCTGCGCGTACAGAGATCAGCTGGAAACCCGATGGCAAACTCTTGGCTCTTGGCAATGAAGATGG CTcaattgaaatatttcaggcaCCAAACCTGAAGTTGCTTTGCACTATCCAGCAGCATCATAAACTGATTAACGCCATTCGTTGGCATCATGAGCATGGGAGCCAGCCAGAGCTGAGTTACTTGATAGCATCAGGCTCAGTCAATGCCACTATTTACGTGCATAATCTGAAAAGCGTCATAG agagcGCTTCAGAAAGTCCTTTGACAATAACAGAGCCTTTTCGAACCCTGGCTGGGCACACAGCCAAAATCACAAGTCTTTCCTGGAGCCCCCACCATGAGGGAAGATTGGTATCTGCTTGCTATGATGGCACTGCACAG GTATGGGATGTTATGAAGGAAGAGCCACTCTGCAACTACCGAGGGCACCAGGGCCGGCTGCTGAGTGTCCAGTGGTCACCAGTGGATTCAGATTCTATTTATACAGGAGCAGatgatttttctgttcacaaATGGCAAATTTCAAAGCAGGAGCATACACGGCCTCCTCAGG GCAAAAAGAGTATagaattagagaaaaaaagaagtatgcAACCAAAAGTCAAAgccaagaagaagaaaaagcctaCAGGAAAGAGTCCAGCCAAACAGGATCTAAGTGATGTTATGAATGGAGATGAAAGTGTGAAGGAAATGTTGCTAGAGGAAAATGGAGTGTCGGAccatgaaggagaaaaagaagctcGGGAGGCAGAGTTGCCTGCTGAAGTCCCCATGACTG TGTCCAAGGATACATCTTCATCTGCATACGATTATTCTTCGTTCAGTTTGCCAAAGCCTTTTGTGACCCAGAAAGCCACTCCTGTGAAAAAGGACCCACCTAAAGAGAAACCAA CCTCTGATGCCTCTCTGAAGAAGAGGAAGCCTCGTTCTATTCTACCCTTCAGCACGCTCATGGATCACAGATCAAAAGATGAATTGCATCAGGACTGCTTGAGGCTGGCTACCTGTCTGAAAACCAAAG ATAATAATGACGATGTGTCTTCTGACCTCAAGGATCGAATCCACTTGGGGCTGTTCACAGACAGGGCTTCTGTGCACAAGATGATTGATATGGAAG GAAAACATCACTTGGAGAATGGGCATCCAGAGCTCTTTCAGCAGCTCATGTTGTGGAAAGGAGATATGAAGGGTGtcctccaggcagctgctgagagGGGAGAGCTAACAGACCAGCTGGTAGCAATCTCACCCATGG TTGGCTATCAGGCCTGGGTTTGGACAGTAGAAGcctttgcaaagcagctgtgttttcaggAGCAGTATGTGAAGGCTGCCTCCCATCTCCTGTCCATCCACAAAGTGTATGAGGCTGTCGACCTCCTGAAAGTGAACAACTTTTACAG GGAAGCAATTGTAATTGCCAAGGCCAGGTTGCGTCCAGAAGATCCGATTCTGAAGGATCTCTACAACAGCTGGGCAGCTTTGTTAGAGAAAGACGGTCATTACTCCATGGCCGCCAAATG TTATTTGGGGGCTTCCTCACCCTATGATGCAGTTAAGGTGTTGGCAAAAAAGGGAGATGTGGCATCCCTTAGAACTGCTGCTGAGCTTGCGCTGGTATCTGGGGAGGAGGAGTTGTCAGCAactttgtctttcagatgtgCCCAAGACATGCTGTTATCCAGGAACTGGGTGGGAGCTCAGGAAGTCCTTCAGCAACATAAAACTTTATTT GGACAAAGACTTGTTTTCTGCCTCAATGAACTCCTTTGCAAGTGCCTTAGTGAAAGAAACCCCTGTGACCGAAAGAGCCCCGTGCCTCCCTGTTATCACAGCTGGGAGCTGAACAGAGAGGCCTCGTTTTTTGACATGGTGACGGAAGTGTGGCAGAAGGTACTGGGCATGGACACCACTGAACAAATCACAAGTGCATGTGAGCAGCTGCACAGTATCGAGCATCCTCCTTCTACCAGCAACACACACCCAAAGCAG GTGCTTTTCCATATCTCCCATGACCTGACCCTTGCTGCCCTGAGCTATCATACTGCTACCTGGAATGAGGCAGTGAAAAGTATTCTTGGAGCTGTGACCCGCAGTTATGATGCTGGTAATTTCACTCTGATGCAAGAGATCTGCAGTATCATCCTTCCTGAAG GCTGTGATAACCTGAGACACAAACTGGACAGCACAAATTCTCAGAGCATGGATGCTTGCAGAAGTTTAGAGGGCTTTGTGGCTTATGGACTGCTGTATGACCTGTGGTGGAATCTATCCAATGACTCCCTTGTGATCCAGAAGGCTGGCTTGGATCCTGTGCTGTGTCCCAGTGAGCAGACAGTTCCTGAGAAGAGCTGCATTTCAGGTCACTCCTCCCCTGAAGAAACTCCTGATCAAACGGTGGTTGAGACGGATGAAAACCTCCAGAATACAACTGAAGTTCACAGGTGTGAGACGGAAAGTGACTCAAAAACTAGCTCGGTTGATTTGGTAGACATACAGTCAAAGCTGAATGGCTGCAAAGTGCTTCTTTCAGAAGAGATCGCTGCTTTACAGAATACCCAGAGAGATATAGCTGAGGTCCAGCAGATTTTAGCAGATATGATCTGCCAGCATCAGCAGCAGAGGAACAATCTCCAGGAAAACACAAATGGAAACACCCAGGAAAGCAACCTGCAGCAGAGTTCAGAGACCGAGTCAGACAAACCATGCTCTGACAGCACCCAGTTGAATTG TAAAGATGAAGTAAAGCAACCGATTACACTCCCTGAGCTAACCAAGCAGCTTCTAAAAGCGAAGCAGAAACTAGCAGAATTTCCAGACAATTTAAAG GTCTTCCCGTTCCCCGACGTGCTGGAGTGCTGCCTGGTACTCCTTCACACCGGATCGCAGTGCCCTCCTGAGCTACGTGTGCAGGCACTGGACTTCCTTAGGAAACACGGTACTGCTGACATTTACAAAAAGGCTACCAGGAGGTTCTTGACATGA
- the CNOT8 gene encoding CCR4-NOT transcription complex subunit 8 — protein sequence MPAALAENSQVICEVWANNLEEEMRKIREIVLSYSYIAMDTEFPGVVVRPIGEFRSSIDYQYQLLRCNVDLLKIIQLGLTFTNEKGEYPSGINTWQFNFKFNLTEDMYSQDSIDLLASSGLQFQKHEEEGIDTLHFAELLMTSGVVLSDSVKWLSFHSGYDFGYMVKLLTDSRLPEEEHEFFHILNLFFPSIYDVKYLMKSCKNLKGGLQEVADQLDLQRIGRQHQAGSDSLLTGMAFFRMKELFFEDTIDDAKYCGRLYGLGTGVAQKQNEDVDSAQEKMSILAIINNMQP from the exons ATCTGTGAAGTATGGGCAAACAATCTGGAAGAAGAGATGAGGAAAATTCGAGAGATTGTTCTAAGTTACAGCTACATTGCAATG GACACAGAGTTTCCTGGAGTTGTTGTAAGGCCAATTGGTGAATTCCGCAGTTCCATAGACTATCAATACCAGCTTCTTCGGTGTAACGTCGATCTTCTGAAAATTATCCAGCTGGGCCTGACTTTCACAAATGAGAAAGGAGAATATCCTTCTGGCATCAACACCTGGCAGTTCAACTTTAAATTCAACCTTAC ggAGGACATGTACTCTCAGGATTCCATAGACCTCCTTGCCAGCTCTGGGCTGCAGTTCCAGAAGCATGAAGAAGAAGGGATTGATACCCTACACTTTGCAGAATTGCTTATGACATCTGGGGTCGTCCTTAGTGACAGTGTGAAGTGGCTGTCCTTCCACAG tgGTTATGACTTTGGCTACATGGTCAAATTGTTGACAGATTCCAGGTTACCTGAAGAGGAACATGaatttttccatattttgaaCCTTTTCTTCCCATCTATCTATGATGTAAAGTACTTAATGAAGAGCTGCAAAAACCTCAAG GGTGGCCTTCAAGAAGTGGCAGATCAGTTGGATTTGCAGCGAATTGGACGACAACACCAGGCAGGATCGGACTCTCTTCTCACAGGAATGGCATTCTTCAGAATGAAAGAG ttGTTTTTTGAGGATACAATTGATGATGCAAAGTATTGTGGGCGGCTGTATGGTCTTGGCACAGGAGTGgctcagaaacaaaatgaagatgTGGACTCAGCCCAAGAGAAAATGAGCATTTTGGCTATTATCAACAACATGCAGCCATGA